The Apis mellifera strain DH4 linkage group LG16, Amel_HAv3.1, whole genome shotgun sequence genome has a segment encoding these proteins:
- the LOC552019 gene encoding rootletin isoform X3, with product MKIERGIGSKMDSTGSTLSGTGDCLSEEDLSPDALVRQNYELRHRLEEEAANYKRRLDTYRQAQQHQAALVSRLQAKVLQYKQKCSELENQMAESIVYDSNKVVSSAPPTTSVLDAAHQTLREIREEQIYDLDTALKKLSEERKRCEKLLQLNTTLKDQLEESHQTNEALTNDLQKLSNDWDILREELAIKEEEWREEEQAFNDYYTSEHNRLLILWRDVVSVKRLFADIKSSTERDLLKMKNNIISTFNDVSSACNNTGFAMRMQAAMHPMISQQVQQAQEQVTTDLKTELITLKQQYDVAQNEIRIKEEKINQLIRDVHSLEERCGEAETEIHRNTRLQDDIEILQSALRDIAHAVIQDAESREIESTQAPPHLHLSPTGPIPQKSPKRGTRSNTIPAFAESTISAVQAALHKYQLTIHELQVKLQTNKEQLQNTRKQCENAEENVKTLEKKAEELIIELDAVRLHCSQLNQEKDMLQKGLDTIRIEKNTLEKTRIELNNMMENLNNDCEKLQKANNKLQKICDNLEDEKLYLQSELNRLSKDVELRELNLRSEEDRCSKMREELLTLREELNKTYLSKDMLEQQKLETDGLISQIEKSKGDLELELERVLLEKSDVQEVLMKLETVCSNHEQEKQRLQEELKKVTEEKNKLANQCTDQQGDLGSLRKELLQAEQTRLDLESEKVTLNEKVKFLEIEKEKIEIELAQVTRERGDFNNQLSVLARKKETLNEELMRLKQRLEQANEMNGRINRNLEDLVKDNEEKQVLLETNEKEVQRLQEQLASMRSEKETLEGVLFDTQTSLENMHVKKTQLEKEQKELLIKQESLKGQVERLMKDLENSEKRIHEVKQTLTQQSGDQEAEFQQIISNVKKHSEENIKKLNEEKEQIKINLEKRLQQSLLQVTGEKDNEINQLQQRIDEMQQHIENLCQQHEEVLLRAENDKQQALLIAHHDQQALMEKLETVLHEMEEEKNNVERVKREAAVKTEQERNNINQLRDELNRLKTKLDETRLKTDEEKIKLDLKIEELWKERELAQRESEELQVQLHMTEDKVDSLQNQLHETIRKLKDAENLNETLRKELVDIRRQLGDSTYEKEKYNSSNKELREHVKRIESEKREQNRILEESYQKISALEDMKVNVDAERSRLQAQIRDMEKEMLQLQKQLHFTQDELQKSHQSNAQAQNDEKELQARLTNETEERERLQLQLHQVKKQLMDVDNSLKVTRQELGRLRSRADEENERWRVREQELVVRLEDSRCRERKLEDQKHNLEVCLADASQQIQELKARLGGSEGRVRALDAQLSQLEITKKEVEQKLSSVGSTLRRIAGIQMDGSVNIPFKLLSPSRRWSPARAQDHIDSSRDVILDVDPEIIRKGVRSLMQQVAQIERERDDYKTELCNLKKQLDENQEIQNRSDIQINTLLTNIRMLQDEKNSLEVKLSQKQSGYEMQLNALQLKSEECEQLREKIINLELMISNNSEEKIQFEEKLDKLKQVLNKVENEKRNLQEELSKSESRATKLELQRMSLEGDLQRLQMMFQEKDANIHKLQERNDTQNRTMTTLEERCTSLKSMVEQLNLALEKASTTENELKNEINSMQHNIMELTTTLQTSNEKNKQLQKQISNAENERRILSERIESMQQSLNDLKHTNQTLTDQITRLQNELANNEVQRCALESQLRIVAYPTQEENINKDEELLRQLQIAQRERSEMRGKMEALNDKMKLLEADKRNLERQLSLFKSTNRSKSYERYEKAHTELLGTSFDIDHYEQENRELRLKVRRLETQLAEKEAELIRLKSSYTHTHSVFDFNRDRTGEIERLRAAQLQAEKLLEAREQSHRQQVLRLENQIQLLREQLNQEIKRRQLYVLRSSRAGREMQQLRQALGDSLRTVAQDPSLDAVLLEHEARKLDSTLTSTTSLPPSLALPPPPSYDRSSTPAQLK from the exons atg aaaatagaaagaggCATAGGCAGTAAAATGGATTCTACAGGAAGTACACTAAGTGGAACTGGAGATTGTTTAAGTGAAGAAGATCTTTCACCAGATGCATTGGTTAGACAAAACTATGAATTACGTCATCGTCTTGAAGAAGAAGCAGCCAATTATAAAAGACGTTTGGATACATATAGACAAGCACAACAACATCAGGCTGCTCTTGTTTCACGTTTACAAGCCAAA gtattgcaatataaacaaaaatgttcAGAGTTAGAAAATCAAATGGCAGAATCTATAGTATATGATTCTAATAAAGTTGTAAGTTCTGCACCTCCAACAACTTCTGTTTTAGATGCAGCTCATCAAACACTAAGAGAAATACGTGAAGaacaaatatatgatttagaTACTGCTCTAAAAAAACTAAGTGAAGAACGTAAAAg aTGTGAAAAATTGCTGCAATTAAATACAACATTGAAAGATCAGTTAGAAGAATCTCATCAAACAAATGAAGCACTTACAAATGATCTACAAAAATTAAGTAATGATTGGGATATTTTAAGAGAAGAATTAGCTATCAAAGAAGAAGagtggagagaagaagagcaagcttttaatgattattatacttCAGAACATAAcagattattaattctttggcGCGATGTTGTTTCTGTAAAACGATTATTTGCAGATATAAAATCTAGTACAGAAAGGgatctattaaaaatgaaaaataacattatttctaCTTTTAATGATGTTTCATCAGCTTGTAATAATACAGGATTTGCTATGAGAATGCAAGCAGCTATGCATCCaatg atatctcaACAAGTTCAACAGGCACAAGAACAGGTAACAACTGATTTAAAAACAGAATTAATAACACTTAAACAACAGTATGATGTAGCTCAAAATGAAATTCGtataaaggaagaaaaaatcaatcaactTATTCGTGATGTTCACAGTttg GAAGAAAGATGTGGAGAAGCAGAAACAGAAATTCATCGCAATACACGTTTGCAAGatgatatagaaattttacaatctGCATTGAGAGATATAGCACATGCTGTAATTCAAGATGCAGAAAGTCGCGAAATTGAATCAACTCAAGCACCTCCTCATCTTCATTTATCACCTACTGGACCAATTCCTCAAAAATCACCAAAAAGAGGTACAAGAAGCAACACCATTCCAGCTTTTGCTGAAAGTACTATAAGTGCTGTACAAGCAGCTCTccataaatatcaattgacTATACATGAACTTcag gTGAAATTGCAAACTAATAAAGAACAACTACAAAATACTCGCAAACAATGCGAAAATGCGGAAGAGAATGTTAAAACTCTAGAGAAAAAAGCAGAAGAACTGATTATTGAATTAGATGCAGTTCGATTGCACTGTTCACAACTTAATCAAGAAAAAGATATGTTACAAAAAGGACTTGATActataagaatagaaaaaaatactctTGAAAAAACCAGGATAGAACTTAATAATatg ATGGAGAATTTAAACAATGATTgcgaaaaattgcaaaaagcTAACaacaaattgcaaaaaatttgcGACAATttagaagatgaaaaattatatcttcaaaGTGAACTCAATAGATTATCTAAAGATGTAGAATTGAG GGAATTAAATTTGCGTTCAGAAGAAGATAGGTGCAGTAAAATGAGAGAGGAATTATTAACTCTACGtgaagaattgaataaaacatATCTCAGTAAAGATATGTTAGAACAACAAAAGTTAGAAACAGATGgattaatttcacaaattgaaaaaagcaAAG gtgatttagaattagaattggaACGcgtattattagaaaaatcagACGTGCAAGAAGTTTTAATGAAACTAGAAACAGTTTGCAGCAATCATGAACAAGAGAAACAACGATtacaagaagaattaaaaaag gtaacagaagaaaaaaataagttagcAAATCAATGTACGGATCAACAAGGTGATCTGGGTTccttaagaaaagaattacttCAAGCAGAACAAACTAGACTTGATTTAGAATCAGAAAAAGTAACTTTGaatgaaaaagtgaaatttctgGAGATCGAAAAGGAGAAGATTGAAATAGAATTGGCACAAGTTACGCGCGAACGTGGagatttcaataatcaattatcaGTTTTagcacgaaagaaagaaacattaaaCGAAGAATTGATGAGACTCAAACAAAGATTAGAACAGGCAAACGAAATGAATGGAAGAATAAATCGGAATTTAGAAGATCTTGTAAaagataatgaagaaaaacaa gTTCTTTTAGAAACTAATGAAAAGGAAGTACAACGATTACAAGAGCAACTTGCTTCAATGCGTAGTGAGAAAGAGACATTAGAAGGTGTTTTATTTGATACACAAACTAGTCTAGAAAATATGCATGTGAAAAAGACTCAATTAGAAAAGGAACAGAaagaacttttaataaaacaagaaaGCTTAAAAGGACAAGTAGAAAGATTAATGAAAGATTTGGAGAATAGCGAAAAACGAATTCATGAAGTAAAGCAAACTTTAACGCAACAAAGTGGCGATCAAGAAGCcgaatttcaacaaattatttctaacgTGAAAAAACATAGTgaagaaaacataaaaaaattaaatgaagaaaaa gaacaaataaagataaatttagaaaaacgaCTTCAGCAATCTCTCTTGCAAGTTACTggagaaaaagataatgaaataaatcaattgcAGCAAAGAATAGATGAAATGCAACAacatatagaaaatttgtGTCAGCAACATGAAGAAGTTCTTCTTAGAGCAGAAAATGATAAACAGCAAGCTCTTCTTATAg CTCATCATGATCAGCAAGCATTAATGGAAAAACTTGAAACTGTTTTGCATGaaatggaagaagagaaaaataatgtagAACGAGTCAAACGAGAAGCTGCAGTAAAAACTGAACAAGagcgtaataatataaatcaattacgTGATGAATTAAATCgtcttaaaacaaaattagatGAAACTAGATTAAAAactgatgaagaaaaaataaaacttgatctaaaaatagaagaacTCTGGAAAGAACGTGAATTAGCACAAAGAGAATCCGAAGAATTACAAGTTCAATTACATATGACAGAAGATAAAGTTGATAGTTTACAAAATCAATTGCATGAAACTATTAGAAAACTTAAAGAtg ctgAAAATCTTAACGAAACATTACGCAAAGAATTAGTAGATATTAGAAGACAATTAGGTGATTCCacatatgaaaaagaaaagtataatagtagtaataaagAATTACGCGAGCATGTAAAACGCATTGAAAGCGAAAAAAGAGaacaaaatagaatattagaagaatcatatcaaaaaatttcag cacTGGAAGATATGAAAGTAAATGTAGATGCAGAGAGATCTCGTCTTCAAGCACAAATTCGTGATATGGAGAAAGAAATGTTGCAATTACAAAAACAACTTCATTTTACTCAAGatgaattacaaaaatcaCATCAAAGTAATGCTCAAGcacaaaatgatgaaaaagaattgcaaGCTCGACTAACTAACGAAACAGAAGAAAGAGAACGTTTACAATTGCAGTTACATCAAGTAAAAAAAcag TTAATGGATGTTGACAATAGTCTAAAAGTAACAAGACAAGAACTTGGAAGATTGCGGTCACGTGCAGATGAAGAGAATGAACGGTGGAGAGTTAGAGAACAAGAACTAGTAGTTCGTCTTGAGGATAGTCGATGTCGTGAAAGAAAACTCGAGGATCAAAAACATAACTTAGAAGTTTGTTTAGCTGATGCTTCTCAACAAATTCAAGAACTGAAG gcACGTCTTGGAGGTTCCGAAGGACGAGTTCGAGCTTTAGATGCGCAATTATCGCAattagaaataacaaaaaaagaagtagAACAAAAATTAAGTAGCGTGGGATCGACTTTACGTCGAATTGCAGGTATTCAAATGGATGGAAGTGTTAATATACCCTTTAAATTATTGAGTCCATCAAGAAGGTGGAGTCCAGCAAGAG CTCAAGATCATATTGATTCTAGTAGAGATGTGATTCTTGATGTTGATCCTGAGATTATTAGAAAAGGTGTACGATCTCTTATGCAACAAGTAGCACAAATCGAACGTGAaaga gatGATTATAAAACTGAATtatgtaatttgaaaaaacaattgGATGAAAATCAAGAGATTCAAAATAGATCTGATATACAAATAAAcactttattaacaaatataagaatGCTTCAGGATGAAAAGAATTCATTGGAGGTAAAACTTTCTCAAAAACAAAGTGGTTATGAAATGCag TTAAATGCTTTACAACTAAAGTCAGAAGAATGCGAGCAATTACGCGAGAAGATTATCAATCTTGAATTAATGATTAGTAATAATtctgaagaaaaaatacaatttgag GAAAAActagataaattaaaacaagttttaaacaaagtagaaaatgaaaaacgtAATTTACAAGAAGAACTTAGTAAAAGCGAATCCCGCGCTACGAAATTAGAATTACAAAGAATGTCATTAGAAGGTGACCTTCAAAGATTGCAAATGATGTTCCAAGAAAAAGATGCAAATATTCAT aaattacaaGAACGAAATGATACACAAAATCGAACAATGACAACTTTAGAAGAACGTTGTACTTCATTGAAATCTATGGTGGAACAATTAAATCTTGCATTGGAAAAAGCATCTActacagaaaatgaattaaagaatgaaattaattcaatgcaACATAATATTATGGAATTAACAACTACTTTGCAAActtctaatgaaaaaaataaacag ttacaaaaacaaatttcaaatgcTGAAAATGAACGTAGAATCTTATCTGAACGTATAGAATCAATGCAACAATCTTTAAATGATCTCAAACATACAAATCAAACATTAACAGATCAAATTACACGTCTTCAAAATGAATTGGCAAATAATGAAGTACAACGTTGTGCCTTAGAATCTCAATTAAGAATAGTTGCCTATCCAAcacaagaagaaaatataaataaggatGAAGAATTATTACGACAGTTACAAATAgcacaaagagagagaagtgaAATGAGAGGAAAAATGGAAGCACTTAatgataaa atgaaATTATTGGAAGCTGATAAACGTAATTTAGAACGACAACTATCGTTATTTAAATCAACTAATCGTAGCAAAAGTTATGAACGTTATGAGAAAGCACATACAGAATTATTAGGCACAAGTTTCGATATAGATCATTATGAACaagaaaatagagaattaAGATTGAAAGTTCGTAGATTAGAAACACAACTTGCAGAGAAGGAAGCTGAACTTATAAGATTGAAATCAAGTTACACTCATACACATTCcgtatttgattttaatcgaGATAGAACGGGCGAAATTGAAAGACTTAGAGCAGCTCAATTACAAGCTGAAAAATTGTTAGAAGCAAGAGAACAAAGTCATCGTCAACAAGTTTTGCGTTTGGAAAATcag atacaaTTGTTACGCGAGCAACttaatcaagaaataaaacgTCGACAATTATATGTTTTACGAAGTTCAAGGGCAGGTAGAGAAATGCAACAATTAAGACAAGCCTTAGGCGATTCTTTAAGAACTGTAGCTCAAGATCCATCATTAGACGCAGTATTATTAGAACATGAAGCTCGAAAATTGGATTCTACTTTGACAAGTACTACCAGTTTACCACCATCATTAGCTTTACCTCCGCCACCGTCTTATGATAGATCTTCCACACCAGCACAACTCAAATga